In one window of Ovis aries strain OAR_USU_Benz2616 breed Rambouillet chromosome 3, ARS-UI_Ramb_v3.0, whole genome shotgun sequence DNA:
- the CBX5 gene encoding chromobox protein homolog 5 isoform X1 yields MGKKTKRTADSSSEDEEEYVVEKVLDRRVVKGQVEYLLKWKGFSEEHNTWEPEKNLDCPELISEFMKKYKKMKEGENNKPREKSESNKRKSNFSNSADDIKSKKKREQSNDIARGFERGLEPEKIIGATDSCGDLMFLMKWKDTDEADLVLAKEANVKCPQIVIAFYEERLTWHAYPEDAENKEKETAKS; encoded by the exons ATGGGAAAGAAAACCAAACGGACAGCTGACAGTTCTTCAGAAGATGAGGAGGAGTACGTTGTGGAGAAGGTGCTAGACAGGCGTGTGGTTAAGGGACAAGTGGAATATCTACTGAAGTGGAAAGGCTTTTCTGA GGAGCACAATACTTGGGAACCTGAGAAAAACTTGGATTGCCCTGAGCTAATTTCTGAGTTTATGAAAAAGTATAAGAAGATGAAGGAGGGTGAAAATAACAAACCCAGGGAGAAATCAGAAAGTAACAAGAGGAAATCCAATTTCTCAAACAGTGCTGATGATATTAAgtccaaaaaaaagagagag CAGAGCAATGATATCGCTCGGGGCTTTGAGAGAGGACTGGAACCAGAAAAGATCATTGGGGCAACAGATTCCTGTGGTGACTTAATGTTCCTAATGAAATG GAAAGACACAGATGAAGCAGACCTGGTTCTTGCAAAAGAAGCTAATGTTAAATGTCCACAAATTGTGATAGCATTTTATGAAGAGAGACTGACGTGGCATGCATATCCTGAGGATgcggaaaacaaagagaaagaaacagcaaagaGCTAA
- the CBX5 gene encoding chromobox protein homolog 5 isoform X2, with translation MGKKTKRTADSSSEDEEEYVVEKVLDRRVVKGQVEYLLKWKGFSEEHNTWEPEKNLDCPELISEFMKKYKKMKEGENNKPREKSESNKRKSNFSNSADDIKSKKKRESNDIARGFERGLEPEKIIGATDSCGDLMFLMKWKDTDEADLVLAKEANVKCPQIVIAFYEERLTWHAYPEDAENKEKETAKS, from the exons ATGGGAAAGAAAACCAAACGGACAGCTGACAGTTCTTCAGAAGATGAGGAGGAGTACGTTGTGGAGAAGGTGCTAGACAGGCGTGTGGTTAAGGGACAAGTGGAATATCTACTGAAGTGGAAAGGCTTTTCTGA GGAGCACAATACTTGGGAACCTGAGAAAAACTTGGATTGCCCTGAGCTAATTTCTGAGTTTATGAAAAAGTATAAGAAGATGAAGGAGGGTGAAAATAACAAACCCAGGGAGAAATCAGAAAGTAACAAGAGGAAATCCAATTTCTCAAACAGTGCTGATGATATTAAgtccaaaaaaaagagagag AGCAATGATATCGCTCGGGGCTTTGAGAGAGGACTGGAACCAGAAAAGATCATTGGGGCAACAGATTCCTGTGGTGACTTAATGTTCCTAATGAAATG GAAAGACACAGATGAAGCAGACCTGGTTCTTGCAAAAGAAGCTAATGTTAAATGTCCACAAATTGTGATAGCATTTTATGAAGAGAGACTGACGTGGCATGCATATCCTGAGGATgcggaaaacaaagagaaagaaacagcaaagaGCTAA